One window from the genome of Salvia splendens isolate huo1 chromosome 9, SspV2, whole genome shotgun sequence encodes:
- the LOC121746440 gene encoding reticulon-like protein B21, with protein sequence MARKAGETKMMLKNDSTKIHIGKSKIATQRSDPGIKRFRDEINSVKLRKIKSDSAKIDQHEDHGIIESTFEADEPITINADHDLKEEEEEEVEVEVEKEIEVEIEKKSLEISLQEQKKVVVVEEEEEIPNQIQEDGASTRLESFADLIMWRDTARSAFVFGVGAFAIISTSYTKHLNISCISLLSYLALLYLAVTFVFRSLKTRGNIDLDSKDEEYVVGEEEAVWLIKLVLPYVNGFLSKLRSLFSGDPATTIKLAVVLFVLARCGGSITIWKMTKLGFVGVFVVPKLSSAYSSQLNAYGTFWIGRFGDAWESCSHKKAVAFGIFSLVWNLSSVVARIWAVFLLFVAFKYYQQCNKA encoded by the exons ATGGCTAGAAAAGCAGGGGAGACCAAAATGATGCTAAAAAATGATAGTACTAAGATTCACATTGGCAAGAGCAAGATCGCAACGCAGAGATCTGATCCCGGCATCAAGCGATTTAGAGATGAGATTAATTCGGTCAAACTGAGGAAAATCAAATCCGATTCTGCTAAGATCGATCAACACGAGGATCACGGGATTATCGAATCTACATTCGAAGCAGATGAGCCAATCACAATCAATGCAGATCATGACCTcaaagaggaagaggaagaggaagtggaagtagaagtagaaaagGAAATCGAAGTCGAGATTGAAAAGAAAAGCCTCGAAATCAGTTTGCAAGAGCAGAAGAAGGTTGTGGTtgtggaagaggaagaggagatACCAAATCAGATTCAGGAGGATGGAGCTTCAACCAGACTTGAGAGTTTCG ctGATTTGATAATGTGGAGAGATACAGCAAGATCAGCCTTTGTATTTGGTGTTGGAGCATTTGCCATCATTTCCACTTCATACACCAAACACCTCAATATTAG CTGTATCTCTCTTCTTTCCTACCTTGCTCTGCTCTATCTTGCTGTAACTTTTGTTTTCAGATCCCTCAAAACCAG GGGAAATATTGATTTGGATAGCAAAGATGAAGAATATGTTGTAGGAGAGGAAGAAGCGGTTTGGCTAATAAAGTTGGTTTTGCCCTATGTAAATGGCTTCCTTTCCAAATTGAGAAGCCTCTTTTCTGGAGATCCAGCTACCACAATCAAG TTGGCTGTTGTGCTGTTTGTATTAGCAAGATGTGGAGGCTCCATAACCATCTGGAAAATGACAAAACTAG GATTCGTTGGAGTTTTCGTGGTGCCAAAACTATCTTCTGCCTACTCCTCACAGTTAAATGCATATG GTACATTCTGGATTGGAAGATTCGGAGATGCGTGGGAATCATGTAGTCACAAGAAAGCAGTGGCGTTTGGAATATTCAGTCTTGTCTGGAATTTATCTTCAGTTGTTGCTCGAATTTGGGCGGTTTTTCTGTTATTTGTTGCGTTTAAGTACTATCAACAGTGTAATAAGGCATAG